DNA sequence from the Oryza brachyantha chromosome 5, ObraRS2, whole genome shotgun sequence genome:
TACGATCTCGGACGAACTCTTCTCCTCATCGCTAGCTGCTAACAACCAGTAGGTGCTACGCTCCTGACTCCTCCCCGGCGCCCGCGATGATCAGAACTCCACAACCAACTGTTTCCGTAGCGGATTAAAAAGCTTTGTGCAGTACGAAATGTACAAGTGGTACTGCCTCgttttttttggatggacGAATTATTAGCGAAATTTGCGTTTGCGTTTGCATGCGTACCTGCTACAGGAAAGATTCTGCAAATTAAGTGAAAAAACAAGAACACACAGCTCATTTGTGCCGCCACCACCATGCATGCGTGATTCTGCAGAAAGGGGCACAGCTAGCCGGCCAGCCTACCACATGCAGGCGTTGGGACATGGCGGCCATGGCCTGGCCCACGGCCGGCGCCCTCGCTATAAATCCCGCGCCAATTCTTGCCCGCCaattcagcagcagcagcagccaccaGCTCAAGCGTTCTCTTGTAGCCTTGCCTGTAGCCTACCTAGCcaagaagctagctagctcgtctAAGGTTGGTGGTGATCGATGGCGTCGTCGAGGGCGATCCTAGCGCTgctgctcgcggcggcggcggtggcgtcgtcggcgtcggcgcagcTGGACGAGAAGTTCTACAGCCACTCGTGCCCCAGCGTGGAGGCGGTCGTCCGCAGGGAGATGGtgcgcgcgctcgccgccgcgcccagcCTCGCCGGCCCGCTCCTCAGGATGCACTTCCACGACTGCTTCGTCAGGGTAAGCTTGGTGCCGTAGCATGCGGTGTGTGCATTGCGACGTAGTTATTGCGTTCGATCAGGTTGGCTGACAACCTCGTCGATCGCCGGCCGGCGTACGTGTATGTGCATGCAGGGTTGCGACGGCTCGGTGCTGCTCGACTCGGCCGGGAACAACACGGCGGAGAAGGACGCGACGCCGAACCAGACGCTCCGCGGGTTCGGCTTCATCGAGAGGGTCAAGGCCGCCGTGGAGAAGGCGTGCCCGGGCACTGTCTCCTGCGCCGACGTGCTCGCTCTCATGGCCAGGGACGCCGTGTGGCTGGTGAGTAGATCGTACAGTGCAATACTGCAATGCACAACACTGACAGTTGCAgaagcaaaaataataataataattctgATCACTTCGATTCGTCGTCGTTGTCTTCTTCCAGAGCAAGGGCCCGTTCTGGGCGGTTCCTCTcggccggcgcgacggcagGGTGTCCATCGCCAACGAGACCGACCAGCTGCCGCCTCCCACCGCCAACTTCACCGAGCTCACCCAGATGTTCGCCGCCAAGAACCTCGACCTCAAGGACCTCGTCGTCCTCTCCGGTAACCATGCATGCTCGCTCGATCACCTGCATTTGCCACACAAATTGAAGCTTCACTTCACATTCACCACACATCGATCCACGATCGAACGCGTGTTCGTTGTCTGACGAATCGACCCATCGCCGATGATCAGCCGGGCACACGATCGGGACGTCGCACTGCTCCTCCTTCACCGACCGGCTGTACAACTTCACCGGCCTGGACAACGCCCACGACGTCGACCCGACGCTGGAGCTGCAGTACATGGCGCGGCTGAAGAGCAAGTGCACGAGCCTCGCCGACAACACGACGCTGGTGGAGATGGACCCGGGGAGCTTCCGGACGTTCGACCTGGGCTACTTCAAGCACGTGGCCAAGCGGCGGGGGCTCTTCCACTCCGACGGCGAGCTGCTCACCAACGGCTTCACCCGCGCCTACGTGctgcgccacgccgccggctCCCAGGACGAGTTCTTCGCCGACTTCGCCGCCTCCATGGTCAAGATGGGCAACGTCGGCGTGCTCACCGGCAGCCAGGGCGAGATCAGGAAGAAGTGCAACGTGGTTAACTAATCCGATCTCATTATTACCGTGTGATTATGGATTGATCAGCTTTTGATTACGTgacaatcttttttttttcatgtagaTTATCGCAAGATTTCccgttcctttttttttcccttggtCGTTCCAATCacttcattaattaattgttttgtttatatagCCAGCCATGCATGTaacaaagttttctccaagtaCTCGTCATGATCAGATAATAAGCTTCATCTTTTTTCACCTTTGCACTATACAATTATTGTCACtcactgtatatatatgcatgtctcTCTGTCAGTCAGTTAACTAAGCTGATGCTACTTTCAGTTTACCATGCACActaataaaccaaaaaatggCTCACTAATAAAGCTGTAAACACACACAGCAACGCATCACATGGGTTGCACATCTGATCATTCGCTTGTTTGACGACTATAATTGGACGAACAATCTGGTCAAGAATGGACTCATCTAATCATGCGTGCCGGCCATGACATGTGTGTTCCAgggtatatattttgataattgATATGCTCTTCTGTGTCAGCAGAGACCCACATCCTCCCTGGCACCCtgcattttaatttgttaattaactCCATTGTGCCTGCAGCTAGCCATCCTGAATGTCTGTCCAAAACTGAACGACATAAACATTTCTTAAGTACCTTGATCACATGGCGTGCACATATCAAAATGGACTTGATTAATTATTGCTGATCATGATGGCATCTCTCACCGAATCAAAAGGCCGTTACGAACACCGACAATTATTATATGCATGCGTACGGCCTGTATGGTATGAAATGGGTACTGATCACTGTGGCATCTGTGATCCGTCGTAAAATCTAACCGTTTGTAGAGCTGGGCATGTGAATTAAGAAACTGGGTGGAAataatcgaagaaaaaattattgatTGAGAAATATGAgcgagaaaattaaataaaaaatggttggGATTGATTGGAACGAAGAAATAGGTTTATTATAGAATAAAGAAAGAATTTACAGGAACTTAAAAtgaattgaactgtttccCGGGATCCGAAGAATCCCGTAACTAGGAATGCAAGTGGAACGGTATGTCCAAAAACTCGTATATAAACTATTTAGTGACAGGAAAAAACTTCATATAGAATAAGGTGGGCCATGCCCCGTTCAAACACATACACacaatagttaaatttattctttttatatatagttctaTCCAACGGCTATAAAAAGATCCGAAGAATCCCGTAACTAGGAATGCAAGTGGAACAGTATGTCCAAAAACTCGCATATAAGGTATTTAGTGGCAGGAAAAAACTTCATATAGAATAAGGTGGGCCATGCCCCGTTCAAACACATGCACAtaacaattaaatttattctttttatatatagttccATCCAACGGCTATAAAACTaacatacaaatataccatGCCATCACTCATAGGCAACTATTATAGTTAGAGCTAATATAAACATGTTACATAAATTTAACATGTAAACATGTGTCATATCATAAACCACTAGCaagtattatatttaaagtttatataagcATACTGCATCATGTATAATTTATTAgattctaaaaattaatatgcaaGCTAGAATGCTAAATTATCATCATCTttactattttcataatattttaatgtatatTCACCTATCATTTCAACATATTTAACATGCATTTATCTATGTGTATCCTATAGCAAGTATATTCACCCataattttaacatatttaacatatttttatccatatatacCACAATAAAAGACGGGGTACCATTTAGTTATTACTATGAATTACATCTGTTTCGATGTACTAATATTTCTCGGATCCATATGAGTGACAATAAATCtacacatatatgtaaaacatATGTATTAATTCATGGATGGATCTATATAGAactaaaaatatcatgtaatattgaatagagggagtacaatatattatactctattcccataatataaggtgTACATACTACTAACACAaaaatcaaggaaaaaaatataatcactTCTTCATTTAGATTAATAGTGCATGTTTGTATGTACGTAGGTAATGTGGTGAGACATTTCAATAGTGAAGAATATGTTGATTAATGCATGCTTGCATACACGCTTTatattatgagaaaaaaatatttatgtcaaAATATTATGGGACAGGAGCAGTATAGCTTAACGATTATTGGCTCTTTCAGTCATTAAGCTCTCTTAGAAGTTAGAAGCAGGCCGCGTTTGGCAAGCCCCCGCAAGCTAACTTATCCATGtcgtttttcgtgcgcacgctttccaaactgctaaacggtgtatttttttaaaaatttctatagaaaagttattttaaaaaatcatattaatctattttatatttttttaataattaataattaattaatcatatactaatttatttttcgcgTTGAATAACTAACCAACCTTCAACCGAACGCCGCCGTAGTAGTGGCACTTTCTATCAATGAATCTGCTCCCCTCTTTTCCAATCAAGCGTCGACATGTTAAGTGGGCCAATCATACATATGCAGGTTTATGGGCTGACTTGTCTGCATCCTTACTTTTTAGCTCTAGGAACGCCCAAAATTCGAACCTCCACCTCGGAGTGCCCTACCTTTTCGACTTGAAATCCCCACTTCAACAGTCGAGCTAGCCTCAGTAGCTTTCTCTGTGTAGGCCCGATATGGTTGGGCCTGGGTGACCCAATCCGGCCTTTCTCTTCAACCAACCAAAGTAACGTGCACCTCGCCTGATCCAACTCCCCCCAACGCTCTCCATCCAAAAAAGCCGAAAGAAAACTCCGTGCCACCCGATCGCAGCAGCAACACGCGTCCCTCCGCAACGCCGAGACCGGCCTCTGCACTGCACCGCACTGCACCCAGCTCGcccaccaaccaaccaaccaactccGGGAGCAATTTTGCAGCAGAAGCGTGGTGGTAGCTCGCGTACGCCGAGGGCGGAGTAGAGCACACGATACAGTGACATTAACATGTGTATTAGAGCCGGTAATAGCAGGTTATaagtcaaacatattttaaaaaaataagagaggaaagagaagagtaataaattactaatttatagtcaacTGTAGCACGGGCTCTAAGAgataatgtgtgtatgatatgtgaaaCCGTGTATTAATGCTTTGTAGatagctattatataaattggttattagattgactatagataaattgaagctaATAGTTAGCTGTAGTATTGAACTTGGTCTCATACGAAATGAAACCCAACGTGTCAGTGACCCTAAAGATAGTAACATAATGGTATGCGATCCAAGTCGGTCACAATCAGGCCCTCGGTGTGCCCGCGTCTCGCTCGCCGCACGCACCCATCCGAAAGGACCGAAAGCACGGCGCGCACCAAACGCTTTGACCTTTTttgccgcgcgcgcgccatgGCCGCAGTACAACTCGACGTCCCGTCCGACCGATCGGCCGTTGCGCCGCGCGGGCCATAACCCCTTTCCTGTAGCTCCTGcgtctccggcggcgccgttgGCGACTTGGCGTTGAGTTGAGTCGCCTCATGTCCGGGgagctgcggctgctgctgctgcttttggTGGTGGCTCTGCGTCTGCTGCGGGCGAGCGCcgaggtcgccggcgaggcggggacggaggcggccggcgggttGCAGGTTGGGTTCTACCGCGCGACGTGCCTCGTCGCGGAGGATGTCGTGCTGGCCGAGATGAGGGTGATCCTCGAGGAGGATCCCAcgctcgcgccgtcgctgctccGGATGCACTACCACGACTGCTTCGTGCAGGTAGGTGAACCAAACGAAGCTCTTTGGTCAATTCATCcatggcgatcgatcgatggtcCCTTCTCGTCTTGGCTGGTTGCAGGGGTGTGATGGATCGATCATGCTCAGGTCGAGGAGtgggaagggggagagggaCGCGACGCCGAACCGGAGCATGCGAGGCTACGACGCCATCAACCGGATCAAGGCGAGGCTGGAGAGCGTCTGCCCGCTCACCGTCTCCTGCGCCGACATCATCGCCATGGCGGCGAGAGACGCCGTCTACCTGGTAGAGCACGAAACCCCATGGCTTCTTGCAAAATCGCGCTCTGCTATCTAGCTTGTGCTTTACCCCTGCTAAACTGTGCTGCGCTCTTTGATCGCAGAGCAAGGGGCCGTGGTACGACGTGGAGACCGGGAGGAGGGACGGCGGCGTGAGCGTGGCCGAGTACGCGGAGAACGACCTGGCGCCGCCGGACTCCAACATCGTCGACGTGAAGACCTTCTTCAGCGTCAAGTCGCTCAGCGCCAAGGACATCGCCGTGCTCTTCGGTACGTACCACCACACCGTCGTCTTTCCCTTTTTTGCCTCTCGCGTGGACGAACGACGGCGAAAGCGAGCTGCGAGCTTAACAGAACCGGCGGTAATGGCCGGCCGCCGTACGTGCGTGACCGCGCGCAGGGAGCCACAGCATCGGGACGTCGCACTGCGGGGCGTTCCAGAAGCGGCTGTACAACTTCACCGGCACCGGCAGGATGGACCAGGACCCGTCGCTGGACGCCGGCTACGCGGCGAAGCTGAAGAAGCTCTGCCCGCCGGGGCACGGCCACAGCCATGGCGGTGCCAAGGTGCCCATGGACCCCGGCAGCGGCTTCACGTTCGACCTGAGCTACTACCGGCACGTCCTCGCGACGGGGGGCCTGTTCCAGTCGGACGGCAGCCTCCGCGACGACCCCGTCACGAGGGGCTACGTCGAGAAGCTGGCCaacgcgtcgtcgccggacgagtacTTCGCCGACTTCGCGTCGGCGATGGTCAAGATGGGCCGCACCGACGTGCTCACCGGCCGTCTCGGGGAGGTCAGGCCGACGTGCGACACCCTCGTCGACTAGCTTGATTCAGGGTTGCACAGCATTTGATCCGTAGAATATGGATGGCCGTAGATCGATTCACGGGCATTTTAGGATGAACTCCAGTTGaactaaatgaactaaattttatcttgTGGTAAAACTTAGTTCATTTTGTTAAACTGGAACGGACCCTAAACTATTCGCGGGTCGACCCATCCTTACTGTAGAAGTATATGGTTTTCTCTGTAACATATCTACTTTGACTTGATCCAGAAACTTGTAAGCAGTTTCTACGCTTTTGATCTGACGACATCGATTGTAACAATGTATGAATCAGGGTTATAAACTTGCCAGACAAGTACTACATATACTAATGAATTTGTATAAGTTTGATGACAAATGTTGCAAGGAGTTGGTTGCTCATTCATATGTTGTTCGTAGCATTGTTAGTTTGGTGAATCAACCGTTTGGTCAACCACAAGTTGGTCACCAAATCTGATCAAATTGCACATATAACTTAGTAATGAAGACGGCAACAATCTAACGCAAGCAAACCTGTGTGAATAAATAAGAACAGAATGCTTGTTAAAAGTCCATACCACGAGAAGCTCTGTTGCTCACTACTTCGAGCTTACAACAATAACTACAATGCCATAATGCAGAATACAGAAGTAGCGCCTTCTGTAAGGAAAAGGGTTCAAGGGGACAGAAATGATAGCATTGGAAACAGACACATTTCAAAATTTCACTGAATTTGTCGTTTCATTTGTTTTGACTTCAGTATCAGAAAATTGCATCTATTTGTGAATTTAAAGATTATTTGTAAAAGGTAAATACAATGTTAGGCATTATGGGACgatgaaaagaagaaatattGGATTGGCACTGTTATTTTCTACCCCATATGTAGATTCCGGTTGCTATTACTACACCACCTAATGCTCCAATGGATGccaaaattttcatctttGAAGCACCTTGCTTAACCACTGGTAAGTCCAGTAAAGTTTCTATCTGCAGAAAGAGTTGGAAAAAATGGtggatataaaattaaaatctacaAAACTTTTCTGTTGAGTAACTACCTAGATGGATGATGAATTTCCTATTGGTATGAAACATATAACTGTTGGAAAAATGGtggatataaaattaaaatctgcAGAACTTTTCTGTTGAATAACTACCTAGATGGATGATGAATTTTCTATTGGTACAAAACATATAActgtttaaaaatatctaaccTGGATGGGCTGTTCccaatttttctttattccaGAAACATGTCCTTTTCCTACAACTGCCACCACCGATGAATGTTCCCTCGCTACCTTCAATAATTTGGAGGACATATACCTGCAAACGTGATTTGAACTATTCAAGCACAAAAGATTGCTGTGACAATTGAAAATATCAACACAAACTTTTAAGTGACTCACATATCACGT
Encoded proteins:
- the LOC102713189 gene encoding peroxidase 1-like is translated as MSGELRLLLLLLVVALRLLRASAEVAGEAGTEAAGGLQVGFYRATCLVAEDVVLAEMRVILEEDPTLAPSLLRMHYHDCFVQGCDGSIMLRSRSGKGERDATPNRSMRGYDAINRIKARLESVCPLTVSCADIIAMAARDAVYLSKGPWYDVETGRRDGGVSVAEYAENDLAPPDSNIVDVKTFFSVKSLSAKDIAVLFGSHSIGTSHCGAFQKRLYNFTGTGRMDQDPSLDAGYAAKLKKLCPPGHGHSHGGAKVPMDPGSGFTFDLSYYRHVLATGGLFQSDGSLRDDPVTRGYVEKLANASSPDEYFADFASAMVKMGRTDVLTGRLGEVRPTCDTLVD
- the LOC102716501 gene encoding peroxidase 1, yielding MASSRAILALLLAAAAVASSASAQLDEKFYSHSCPSVEAVVRREMVRALAAAPSLAGPLLRMHFHDCFVRGCDGSVLLDSAGNNTAEKDATPNQTLRGFGFIERVKAAVEKACPGTVSCADVLALMARDAVWLSKGPFWAVPLGRRDGRVSIANETDQLPPPTANFTELTQMFAAKNLDLKDLVVLSAGHTIGTSHCSSFTDRLYNFTGLDNAHDVDPTLELQYMARLKSKCTSLADNTTLVEMDPGSFRTFDLGYFKHVAKRRGLFHSDGELLTNGFTRAYVLRHAAGSQDEFFADFAASMVKMGNVGVLTGSQGEIRKKCNVVN